A region of Actinomycetes bacterium DNA encodes the following proteins:
- a CDS encoding SDR family NAD(P)-dependent oxidoreductase: protein MRGLKGKAAIVTGGSRGIGKACVKRLLEEEVRVLFNGRNPQT from the coding sequence ATGAGAGGACTTAAAGGCAAAGCAGCCATAGTAACCGGCGGCTCCCGGGGAATAGGTAAAGCCTGCGTTAAAAGGCTGCTGGAAGAAGAGGTAAGGGTGCTGTTTAACGGCAGAAACCCCCAGAC